Genomic DNA from Leptotrichia wadei:
AAAGCATTGTTTGCAAATTTGGTCTCCAAATTCTTTTGGTAGCTTTGTGAGAGTGACTTACTCTGTTTCCATGACTTACTGTTTTTCCAAAAACTTCACATCTTTGCATTTTATTCACCTCTACTAAATATTTTAGTAGTTCTCCTTTCATCTTTATTTTTTAAGCAGTCCTTACTGCTTTTATCATAATATATTAACTTAACTTTTTATAAAAAAATCGTTATTTAGTTAAAATTATTTTTATATATCGAATTTTATTTTATCATATTTTTAGAACTTTTACAAGTTATTATGATATTTTTTTACTTTATTTCAAAATTTTTCTTTATTTTTCAAAAAATTTCTTTAAATTTGGTGGAAAATAATTCGGTCCTTTTATAACTTTCCCATCTTCCCGATAAATCGGATCTCCATTTTCATCCAATTTGCTAAGGTTGCTTCTGTGGATTTCTTCAAAAACATCATCAATTACATTTTGCATTCCATGCTCAATAATTGTTCCACAAAGGATGTAGAGCATATCTCCAAGTGCGTCTGCCACTTCTACAACATTCCCTTTTTTAGCCGCTTCCAAATATTCTCCATTTTCTTCAGCCATCAAGTCAAATCTCAATTTTTCCAATCCATCCTTTAATTTTCCAATCGGCTTTTTAGAATTTCCAAGTTTATAGATTCTATGAAATTCTTCTACACTCTCTATCTTTCTTTTCATATATTTTTTATTTCCCTTTCAAATTTATATTAAAATCATTGTGCTTATTATAAGCAAAATCAGTATTTTTACAATATCCGTATATAAAACTGCCGCCACATAAAATCTTATTTTCTTCAAAAATTCAGTTTCATTATTTTCTAAAACTTTTATTTTTATCATTTTTTTTATTTTTTTTGAATCAAAAATTATTAAAATTATTACTAAAAATAACGATATTATTAGCAATATTACAGGTAAAATTCCAATATTTTTCTGAAACAAAACTTTTATTACTGAAGAAAAAATTGATAAATTTAATCCAGTTAAAAGCGAATAAATTATAAAACTTAACTTTATAACTTTTTTACTTCTATTCACTATTATTTTATACAAAAAAAATGTCAAAAAAATTTCTAAAACAATTATTCCAATAAATAAAAACGATATTTTATCCAAAACTTGCTTCATTTTAAAAATATACATAATTTTATACATTTCAGCATGTAAATTTAATATCTGCGATAACAGAACTGAAATTAATATTCCACAAAATACCCAAATTTTACTGTTTGTAATTTCATCGTTAATAAATTTTTCCACATCGTCACTTAATTTATTATCCTGCAAAATTTCCCTGCTTTCTAAAAAAAGTAAAATTGCTTTAAAATCAGAAAAACTCCGAATTTAAAGCATTTTCACATTAATATTTTAAATATAATTTTATTTTCTTCTTCCTAAAAGTCTTAAAATATAAATAAACAAGTTTACAAAATCTAAATATAAATTTAATGCGCCAACTATTTCTATTTTATTTAAAATTTCTGAATCTTCTTGAGCCGCATAAGCAACAATGTTGTTTCTTATTCTATTTACATCAACTGCAATAAAAATTGTAAATATAATTACTCCAATTATTGATATAAACAAGTCAACTCCACTATTTTGCAAAAAGATATTTATTATGCTTACTAAAATAATTGCAATTAATCCAGCAACTAAAATTGGTGTAAACTTTGTCAAATTTTCTCTAGTCAAGTATCCATAAACAGCCAAAACCGCAAATAACACAAATGTTCCTAAAAATGCCGAAACTATTATTTCAGGGGCATAAACCATTCCAAGAACTGAAAATGTCAATCCATTTAAAAATGAATATGCAAGAAACATAAGTCTCAATGTACTTGAATTAGCCTTATAAACTAACGCAGTAAACCCAAATACCACAGCTATTTCCAAAATAGCAAACAGCCAATACATTTTCAAAATTCCATATGCAATCGGATTACCTGATACTAATCCTGTATATACCATATAACCTGTAATTCCTGTCACAAGAAGTCCCAACACCATCCAAAGCATACTTCCACGAACTTTTGAACTTACAATTCTGTCTAAATCATCATAAGTCATTCTAACTTGTCCACCATATTCATTATAACCATCGTTATTATGATTATAAGTTTCAAGTTCATCATAATCTTTTTTCATAAAAATCACCTCTTATTTATAAACTTTTTTAATAAATTTCATTGTTTACAAATTTATTAAATCAATTAATTTTCATAAGACTTTCACTACTAATTCATCCTATCGAATAAATTAGTGACAATATAAAGCTCATACTTATTATATCACATTTAATAAAATTTATAAAATATGTTTTTTTAAATTATAAATATATAAGCTTTTTTTGCGAACTATTGCAATTTAAAATCCAAACTTACTTTTTAAACGGAACTTTTGATTCTTCCAACAAAATATTAACAATTTCATCAACTGAAATATTTTTACTTTCTTGTGAACCAAATCTTCTCATATTTACTTCATTATTCGTAGCTTCATTTTTACCAATAATCAACTGAACTGGTATTTTTTGTTCTCCGTTTGCTTCTCTGATTTTGTAGCCGATTTTTTCAGCTCTTGTGTCAATTTCCACTCTTATTCCAGCATTTTGTAATTTTTCAAACACTTCATTTGCAAATGGCACCTGCTCATCAGAAATTGTAAGAATTCTCACTTGTGTCGGTGCAAGCCAGAATGGAAAAGCTCCTGCATAATGTTCGATTAAAATTCCAAGGAATCTTTCTAAACTTCCGTACATCGCACGGTGAATCATTACTGGTTCATGTTTTTCTCCATCTGCACCGATATAACTCATTTCAAATCTTTGAGGCAAGTTGAAGTCAAGCTGAATTGTTCCACATTGCCAAATTCTTCCGATTGAATCTTTCATCTTAAAGTCAATTTTTGGACCGTAAAATGCTCCATCTCCAGGATTTAACTTGTAATCAATTCCTTTGTGTTCCAAGGCTGATTTTAAATTAGCTTCTGCCATTTCCCAAATTTCGTCTGAACCAATTGCTTTATCAGGTTTTGTTGATAATTCAATGTGATATTCAAATCCGAATAAAGTATAGAATTTATCGTATAAATCAATAATTTCGATAATTTGTTCTTCAATTTGCTCTTTCGTACAGAAAACATGGGCATCATCCTGTGTGAATGCTCTAACTCTCATAAGTCCATGCAAAGCTCCACTAAATTCGTGTCTGTGAACAAGTCCCATTTCTCCATATTTTAATGGCAAATCTTTGTATGAATGCAAGTTATTTTTATATGCTATTATTGAACCTGGACAATTCATTGGTTTTATTGCATAAATTTTTTCATCAATTGTCGATGTATACATATTTTCTCTGTAATTAAACCAGTGTCCAGAAATTTCCCAAAGTTCTCTATCCAGCATAATTGGAGTTTTTATTTCCTGATAACCTCTTTTTTTATGCTCAACTCTCCACATTTCTTGAAGTTTGTTAAAAATTTCCACACCTTTTGGCATAAAGAACGGAAAACCTGGTCCATGTTCATCCAAGAAAAATAAGTTAAGCTGTTTTCCTAATTTTCTGTGATCTCTTCTTTCAGCTTCTTCCATCATTGTCAAATAGTCATCCAGCTCTTTTTTAGTCGCAAAAGCTACTCCATAAATTCTTTGAAGCATTTTATTATTTGAATCTCCACGCCAGTAAGCTCCAGCAGTTGACATTAATTTAAATGCTTTTAAATATCCAGTTGACGGAACATGTGTTCCACGGCATAAATCCACAAATTCTCCCTGTTTATAAATACTGACTTTATCAACTCCCAAGTCATCAATTATTTCAACTTTATAAGTTTCACCTTTTTCAGCAAAGAATTTTTTAGCTTCTTCGGCACTCATTTCACTTCTTTCAAAAGGATAATTTTCTTTTACTATTTTTTTCATTTCTTCTTCGATTTTTGTTAAATCTTCTTCAGTAAAAGGTCTTTCAGGATCAAAGTCATAGAAAAATCCATTTTCCACAACAGGCCCTATTGTAACTTTTGTATTTGGAAATAATCTTTGCACAGCTTGAGCCATTATGTGAGCCGCACTGTGTCTTATAATTTCAATTCCTTTTTCACTTGTATTAGTAATTATTTCAATTTCTCCAGATTTATCAATAATATAAGATGGATCAACTTGCACACCGTCAATTATCGCCCCAACGGTTGCCTTCCCAAGACTGCTCCCAATACTTTTTGCAAATTCCACAACAGTCATCGGATTTTCCAACTGTCTTTTACTGCCATCAGGCAAAATCATTTCTATCATTTCCATACCTTCTTTCTTTTATCATATAAATTAAGGCTTACTAAGCCTAGTTATATAGTTAGTTATAATTATTTATTATAGTATAATTCCTGCTTTTTTTCAACCTAAAAATACATAAAAAATTAAATAACATTTAAATATGTACTGTATAATCAAATGCAACAAAAAATGTATAATGAGGTTTAATATAAAAAAGTCAAATATAAAATTGTTTTTATTACTAATAATGAAGTTACCTTCCTCTTTCAATAATTAGTATTCTATTCCACCCCTAAAGCTTTAAATACAGCATCTTCAGCTGTAGAATAAAAAATTAAGTTAAATGCACCTATTAAATCTGGTGGTACCGTCGCCAAATCAGAAGCCGAAGTCATTGGCAATAATACTTTTTTTGCCCCTGAATCTAAACACACTTGTAACACATTTGCGAGTTCACTTACTTTTATTATTGTTCCACCGATACTCAAATCTCCTAAAATTACCGCACTTGAAATAATAGGTTTATTTAATGCAGCTGAACAAATAGCGATGTATGTAGACAAAGTTAAATTTGAAGCCATTCCAATACCTTTTAAGTCTTGATAATTTACAACATAATCATTATTTTTTGTGCTGATTTCTCCACTTATTAATTTCCCATTAGCTCTTAAGTATTTAAATGCCATTTCAGCTGATTCCTTTGCTTCACGATTATTTCCTAATCCTGCTTTTTCAAATTTTCCTGTTCCTTTTGTCATCTGAGTTTCAATTTTAAACAATCCAATCATTCCACTTTTTATACTTGAAACAATATACAAATGACCTGGTTTCCCAATACCTTCTGGAATTAAACTTCTACTACTTTGCTCTGGAACAGGAACATATTCTTCATTAAATTTTTCATTATCGATATACGAAAAATTTACATCATAAAATTCCATCCCACCTATTTTTTTTAGTTGCTCTTTAACTCTTCTTCTCATTTCTAGTGAGAATCTTAATATCTTTTCAATTTTTTCTTTTGTAAATTTTCCATGTGGATAAATTATTTTTACCATTCCAGAAACAGTTTTTTTGACTGCAATCACATCTCTTTGATTTAATTGATTTCCTAATTTAAAATACTTATCATATGCAT
This window encodes:
- a CDS encoding pyrophosphohydrolase domain-containing protein, producing the protein MKRKIESVEEFHRIYKLGNSKKPIGKLKDGLEKLRFDLMAEENGEYLEAAKKGNVVEVADALGDMLYILCGTIIEHGMQNVIDDVFEEIHRSNLSKLDENGDPIYREDGKVIKGPNYFPPNLKKFFEK
- a CDS encoding Bax inhibitor-1/YccA family protein: MKKDYDELETYNHNNDGYNEYGGQVRMTYDDLDRIVSSKVRGSMLWMVLGLLVTGITGYMVYTGLVSGNPIAYGILKMYWLFAILEIAVVFGFTALVYKANSSTLRLMFLAYSFLNGLTFSVLGMVYAPEIIVSAFLGTFVLFAVLAVYGYLTRENLTKFTPILVAGLIAIILVSIINIFLQNSGVDLFISIIGVIIFTIFIAVDVNRIRNNIVAYAAQEDSEILNKIEIVGALNLYLDFVNLFIYILRLLGRRK
- the thrS gene encoding threonine--tRNA ligase, whose protein sequence is MIEMILPDGSKRQLENPMTVVEFAKSIGSSLGKATVGAIIDGVQVDPSYIIDKSGEIEIITNTSEKGIEIIRHSAAHIMAQAVQRLFPNTKVTIGPVVENGFFYDFDPERPFTEEDLTKIEEEMKKIVKENYPFERSEMSAEEAKKFFAEKGETYKVEIIDDLGVDKVSIYKQGEFVDLCRGTHVPSTGYLKAFKLMSTAGAYWRGDSNNKMLQRIYGVAFATKKELDDYLTMMEEAERRDHRKLGKQLNLFFLDEHGPGFPFFMPKGVEIFNKLQEMWRVEHKKRGYQEIKTPIMLDRELWEISGHWFNYRENMYTSTIDEKIYAIKPMNCPGSIIAYKNNLHSYKDLPLKYGEMGLVHRHEFSGALHGLMRVRAFTQDDAHVFCTKEQIEEQIIEIIDLYDKFYTLFGFEYHIELSTKPDKAIGSDEIWEMAEANLKSALEHKGIDYKLNPGDGAFYGPKIDFKMKDSIGRIWQCGTIQLDFNLPQRFEMSYIGADGEKHEPVMIHRAMYGSLERFLGILIEHYAGAFPFWLAPTQVRILTISDEQVPFANEVFEKLQNAGIRVEIDTRAEKIGYKIREANGEQKIPVQLIIGKNEATNNEVNMRRFGSQESKNISVDEIVNILLEESKVPFKK